From Lagenorhynchus albirostris chromosome 10, mLagAlb1.1, whole genome shotgun sequence, the proteins below share one genomic window:
- the EDN1 gene encoding endothelin-1, with protein MDYFPMIFALLFVAFQGAPEAAVLGAELSTGAESGGEKPSPSAPWRPRRAKRCSCSSLMDKECVYFCHLDIIWVNTPEHIVPYGLGSPSRTKRSLKDFFPTKATDHRKRCQCASQKDKKCWNFCQAGKELRDQDTMEKGWNKQKKGKDCSKLGEKCLQQQLVEGRKIRRLEAISNSIKTSFHVAKLKAKLYRDKKVTYNRTH; from the exons ATGGATTATTTCCCCATGATTTTCGCTCTGCTGTTTGTGGCTTTCCAAGGAGCTCCAGAAGCAG CGGTCCTGGGTGCCGAGCTCAGCACAGGAGCCGAGAGCGGAGGGGAGAAGCCCTCTCCCAGTGCGCCCTGGAGGCCCCGCCGGGCCAAGCGCTGTTCCTGCTCTTCCCTGATGGATAAAGAATGCGTCTACTTCTGCCACCTGGACATCATTTGGGTCAACACTCCAGA GCACATTGTTCCATATGGACTCGGAAGCCCCTCTAGGACCAAGCGATCCTTAAAGGATTTCTTTCCTACAAAGGCAACAGACCACAGGAAGAGATGCCAATGTGCTAGCCAAAAAGACAAGAAGTGCTGGAATTTTTGCCAAGCAGGAAAAGAACTCAG GGACCAAGACACCATGGAGAAAGGCtggaataaacaaaagaaagggaaagactgTTCCAAGCTTGGAGAGAAGTGTCTTCAGCAGCAGCTGGTGGAGGGAAGGAAAATAAGAAG GTTGGAAGCCATCAGTAACAGCATCAAAACGTCTTTTCATGTTGCCAAGCTGAAAGCCAAGCTCTACAGAGATAAGAAAGTGACCTACAACCGAACACACTGA